The sequence aaagaaaagaaaacaaaacaaaaacaagaagcTCATAAATCCTAAGTGCATTGGCATTcacgcagccccagcccccccgccccggcagcgaTGCGAGCAGGCAGCGCGCCCAGGCAGAGCCCATGcttgctctcctctcctccttctcccaccaAGCAACACACGCCGGGGACCACACCGTGAGTGGTCTGAGTTGAAGTGGTGAAGGGAAACCCAACACCAGACCTGGCCCAGCAGGTCTGGGCTGCCCCTGAAACGCGCAGAGGTGCTCTCTGTGTTTACTCGGTGCAGTGCAGACACCCCAAGCTCGGGTGGTGACTGTTTCCCCAGCATGGGCACCGAGCTGGAAGCCTTTTGCCTGCCCGGCTTCTTGCTCTGCCCAAGGTCCCAACCACTTCAAACATCAGCATGAGATACCAGGTATCCCACTGGTGAGAGGCAAAGCAGGTTTTGCCCATGCTGATCTTCCTTCCAACTGACCTATGTTTAACGGTGACTTCTGAGCAGATTTATTTGCCCTTTTTATTCCCGCGGTCTCACAGGAACAGCCGGTGTGTAACATGATGTGACTCTGGCTGTCAGCAGGCCAAGCAGGCGGGCTTGGCACAGCACCACTGGCCTTTGGGACCAACAGCAAGTACAGAATGGCCAGAGAAACACAGGGCCATCTGTGCCATGTTAACACAGAAGCAAAGTGTGTGTTAAATACTCCCAGGACCAAGGCATCGTCATTCCACATAAAGACCAAAAATCTTACAGTGATGAACACTAAAACCTAGAATGATGTGCACATTTCCGCCTAAATTTCAACTGAAAACAGGGAGCAAATACTGGGAGAGTCCTCCTGTGAAAGACCAAAGAAGAGGGTgaacttcattcttttttttttcaagtggggAGCAGCTTCACACCTCGATCTCAGCAGGGTCAGGAGCGTGTGTGCCCTGCCGGGCATCGCAGGGGGAgtgggctctgcctgcctgcacagCCAGACATTTTGCAGTCAAAAGCTCGCTCTTCTTCCCAGTGCCATCCAGACTAGCACTAGTGACTGGGAAATTCTCAGTTTTCTTCCCCTACCTATTTCTTCCCACCTGGGACCCCCACTGGAGAGTAACGCTGGGCATTCCCATACATGGGGCAGGAGATCTGAGCTCACCTTTGACCTGATATTCCTTAGTTGCCGGCTAACACTGGATCTGTCTTTCTTCAAGAAATCAGGGTTGCTTTTTGATTTCATAATATCTGGGAAGAAGCAAAAGAAACGGTGTTAGTGTGGTGCCCACTGCtttcctgcaaggagcagggctgggattcTCCTGCCCTCCCAAGTGCCCCCATGAGCCCAACTCAAGCAGCGCTGCCCTAAGGGCAGAGGGGATTCTGGGGGGGTCTCTGCCCCCCTGCACCGCACGTAGCACGAGGTTTACCCAGTGCAAAATGCCAGAAGGCTTTCAAAGCCCATCAGCTTCCCATCTGTGGGCCGGAAGGGCAGCTCCAGCAAGACTGTTTGCAAGGAGCAGAGGTGGGAAGCAGcatgaaacagcaaaaaagcaCCATGCGAAGCCCTACACTCGGACCTGTGACTGCACAAGGGCTTGTATGCCAGGTTACACGTGTTAGCTCATGGTTTTttagagctgctggaggaggactGACCATATCCCGATACAGTGGTGTTCACAGGGGATTTCTCTCCCTGAGCTTCTGTGGCTGCTTTCAGCTGCTCTTTCAACCTGCTGATATCACAGTCTGCCTTGGCCTTCACGATGCTCAGCTCCGTGTAGATGTCTTTGTACTTGTCGCTGGCGTATTTCTTATCCTGGCAAAGGAACAAGAACAACCCAGTGGAGTCAGACAGAGAGCTGGAGCCGAGGGGTTTGTGAGTGCGCTGAAGAGGAGCTTGGCAAATGCTGGCGGAAGAAGAGCCGACAGTGGGGAGAAATGCTCAGCTGGGGCAACGCACACAGCTCACACACATTCTTGAAGCTGCGTCTAACAGCAATACAGAACTCGAGACAGGCAGAAAGCTGTGAGCCCAGCGGCGAGCATACAGCACTGCCTGTGCATGCAGCCCCTTTGTTACAGGATTACCCTTCTGTGGCTTTTAATTTTAGCAAAGACACAGAATTCAAGCAGAATTCCCAGAAACGGCCTTGGCAAAGAGGCTGTCCAGAACAAACCAGATCCGATGCTGGGAGGCTGGGCAGATCTCTAAGACTGATTATTTTTGCCATTTAAATTTGCTCTGATGTGacaggaaatggggaaaaaacactgAAGGGGATGTTTTCCCACACAGTCTCCCTTATGGGGGTAAGTCCTAAGCTGATATGGTCGTGGAGTTCTTTACTGATGACACCACAATGGGTATTCACTTCCATTCaggggaaaaattaaatattgtttCAGATCTGGGTGTAAGTGAGCTGAAATCTAAGAACACACACACAGGAGCAGAGCACAGCCCGTAGGAGGATTTGCAGAAACATCCCTGGCATTACCCTCAGTGCTGTCTGCAGCTCATCTTTGAGGGAGCTGATCTCCTGCTTCAGGTACTGGATTTCTGATTCTTTGACCCGCAGCAGGACCTGTGGGAACAAAAGCAGCACATGGTCACACCCGAGCAGGCGCAACATGATCCTGAGATGTTCACGCGCTGTGCCCGGTGACAACCGAGCCAGGGCTGGAGGCTCAGCCCCATGCCGGCTCCACGCCAGCACCACAAAGCTGCTGGTTCACGCACGAAAATTACTCCTGGGTGTCTTGGGAACTTGCCCAAGCTTGCACCACTCGGTTTCTGTCCCCAATGCTTTGTGTGGACTGGATCCTAGGGGACAAGCAGGGGCTGGAGAAGGAAGAGCAGGTGTCTGGCTCAACATGGTGAGAAAATGAGGACTCTAAAAGCTCCTGGCCCCACTGCACCCCACGATGCTCGGTGCTGACCAGCCGTGCAGACCCGATGCATGGAAGGAGGGTAGGATGGCTGTGCCATACTCCTGGGGGCCCACGGGCACTTGTACCCACCAACGCTGCCCCTTCGGCACGGCAGAGCTCACCTCCAGCTCGTAGGCGTCCTTGCCCTGCGTGAGAGGCGATCCAGCAGCCtctcccccgccctccccggTCAGCAGGGTCCGCAATCGCGTGATCTCCGCAGCCAGGCGGTTATTCAGCtcctgggaagagggagagctGTTGTGGGAAGGGGGAGCGTGGCCACAGCTCGGTACAGAGCCCACTGTGCTGCCTGTCGGGCTGTTGGCCCGTCACCCCCCCCCCGcttcacagaattgtctaggttgggaaagaccttgaaaatcatccagtccaaccatcaacctaacactgaccgttcacaactacaccatatccctaagcgctacgTCGAcactactcttgaacacctccagggatggggactccaccacctccctgggcagcccattccaacacctaacaacccgttctgtaaagaaatacttcctaatatctagtctaaaccttccccggcgcaacttgaggccattccctcttgtcctattgcttattacttggttaaagagactcatcccccctctctgcaccctcctttcagggagttgtagagggcgatgaggtctcccctcagcctcctcttctccagactaaacccccccagttccctcagccgctccccatcagacctgtgctccagaccctgcaccagctccgttgcccttctctggccacgctcgagtcattcaatggcctttttggagtgaggggcccaaaaccgaggggcggcctcaccagtgccgagtccaggggtaagatcccttccctgtccctgctggccacgctatttccccttgcccaccctggcacaTGGCAGGGACCCTCACCTGGTTGTGGGCGTTGAGCTCCTGGTTTTCCCGCTGGCACTGGCGGAGGGCCTGCCTCTCAGCCTCCAGCGCCTGCGCCAGGTGGGCGTTCTCCAAACACTTCTGCGAATACTGCTCTGAAAGCACCTCCAGCTCCCGCTGCACCGACTGCAGCTCCTCCCTGGTGAAACATGCGACGGGTAGTGCTCTCCCCGCACACACCCACCCGTGCCCACGCTTCCTCCAGCGCCCTGGGACAACCCAACAGGGATCTAAGCACTGAGGAGGAGGACTTGCATACTCCCTTTGGGAAAAACCTCAAGCCTAGAGCAAGCCAGCCCTTCCCTCTCCTGGCAGAGCGGTGCTTGGGCACCAAAGGGGATGGGAGGTCTTTCTCTAGGAGGTTAGATGGCCAGCCTTCCTCAGGTTTCTGAAAACTGAGCTGAGATCTATCAAGTTTGCTCTGGGCAATTGGGACTGGGTGTATTTGCACTCCTACGCACCTTACGTAGATGCATCAAGGTTCGTAAAGCTGCCTGGCTGTTTTGCTTGACTCCCACATGAGGACAGCCTTGCCACAAAAATCTAAGTGCTTTCTCCTCTCCTGGTTATGTTTGGTTGAGCAATCCTCCCATTGCAGCTGTGTGAAAAGCAGCACTGTGTCTGCACATCTGCTGCTTCTGGTGACCACAAAACAGCTGAATTTGAGTAGTGTGGGGACATTGACCTGGAGCCTGAAAGATTACAGGCAACCAGGAGCCTCCAACGGGCGCAGCTGGGTTGGGATCAAGAGGTCCCTGCGGTGACAGGTCTGTCCCTAATTCACCACCGAAATCAAAGGGGAGAAAGGGGTCTCTCTGTGAGACACAGCAACAGATGAAGGACAACGATGGTCTTACAGGTATTGCCTTCGGAGGGCCTCGATGTCGGCATTGACGCTGCTGATCTGGGAGCGCTGGGACTTCTCCAGCTCTCGCTCCAGCTCCTCCCGGTGTGCGTTCTTCATGGCTTCGATGGCTGCGTGGGACGGCACAGCGTTAGCACCCAGCACCGCTCTGCCCGAGGGCAGGTTTATTTGgaggtttttgtggtttgttttaaaGGAACAAGAAACGAGTCATCCCAGTGAGCCCCCCACTGCTTTGCAGCCCCTTCGCTCTGTGGCCCTGGCTGCGAAGTGGCAAAGGGGCATTGCAAAGCCCAAACAATTGTCCAATTCATATGTTGTTTCCTATGCTTTAAAACTCCCTGGGGCACGGAAGAATCAATTCAATGTGTAATCAGCAATAAATTAACCACAGGAATGACTAAGCGCCCTTCTgagatggaagagaaaatggATCAGACCCCGTTACAGCCAAGCATAGGGATACCAAGCCTGGAGAAGGACCAGATGGACCTCCATCCAAAAAGTCTTTCCCACCAGCCCCTTCTCATCTCCCTGCGATCCCCACCCAGCCCTCATCCCATCTCATGATCTGCTCCTCTATACTGGAGCAAACAccatccccgtgtccccatcaACACGGAGCTGCCTCACTGCGGGGGACCCTCTGGCGTGTCCCTGTACCTGAAATGGTGGCAGCCGTTTCCTCTGCCAGCAGGCGGTCCTTCTCCTCCCGCAGCTTCTCCAGCTCCCGCTGGTGCTGCCGCTGCAGGTCCTCAATTTTCTTCTGGTGTGTCTCCTCCATGGCTGCAAAGCCCCTTTCACATGTTGCCTGCAAAAGGGATGAGGGGAAGAAAGGGTTGGCCCAGGAGCACAGGGCCAGTGTCACAGTGGTGGTGGGCCCGCCCAGAGCCACATGCCAGCAGGTAGGTTGGCACCGAAGTTCCATCATGGGGATCTTCTCCCTCCCCAACCACGGAGGAGACAGCCAGGGATGGACCTCGCGAGGTCAGGGCTTGTTCTGTCACCTCGACCCCTGACAACTCCAGTGAAAGGGAAGGACAGGGTAGGTCTGGGGTCAGACCCAACTGGGGAATGCAAATACAtgttaaaaacaaccaaaaaaaggcCTACTGTGCCCCTTCTGCTCTTTTTTGCGATGCCTGACTTTATGCGGCCACCTCTGGGATGGAAAACAAATGACTCGTGACAGCAACAGGACCTTTATTCCCAACCAAGTATTGCTTCAAATGCTGCACGGGTTATTATTTGCTAATTGAATTACTAGGAGTGAACTTCGGCCAGGACATGGGAGCAGCATTCTGGGGACTCAGGAGTCACCAGCCATGAAATCCTGAATTCCAGCCCACTCCTGCCCCAGACACAGACCCCGCTCCTGCCCTTGCAGGCAGATAAATAAAAAAGCCTGTTTCCCGTTCAGCCACCAGCCCGGCCACCCCACCAAGCGCATCAGGATCCCAGACGGACACACGGCTGCAGGACAGAGGCAGGACAGCAAAGCCACAGGCAGGCTGGAGCCACGACCTAGGAAGGGGCACGCACCGGGGATGCAGTGCAAGAGCCCCACTGGACAGCTGGGGCAACGCTGATGCCAAGCACTGCACCGGGCTTTTCTCCCTCTCAATGTTACAGGCTGGCTTTGTTTCCTGATTTCAGTGGATTTCTTCTTGAATCACACTCGTGTTTTCCAGGGGAAGCACGAACTGTCGCCTAGGGAGCCACTGGGACTCCATGGGAAATTTAAGGGGGACAAATTCACTACCCCAGTGACAAAAGTGCTCACGACAGTCTAACAACCACTGACCTACGCTCTTCAGCATCATTTCATTGTCTAATGCTCTGTAACCTGTGCCACTCTCATTCTCAATTTTCAGctctggtgctttttttttcctccaagttttAATTCGGAGGCATTCTTCACTTTCTCGGCCTTGTGTTTTTTTTGAAACTCATAACTCAGTGCCAGAACCTGTCTGGACTTGGCTGACTACGGAGTGGCACGAAGCAGCTTTGCAGGATTCATTACACCTCTAATGGTGGAGGAAAATGGTGAATGTCCTCCATAGGTCTGGATGTAGATTCAGTATTTAATGTATTGTAAATGCATTGCTATAAATCCAGGACATTTGCACACATACAAAACAGTATCTTGTGTTACTGATGCTACATTCTCCATCAGGTTCAGCAGAGAAGAATCAACCACATTTAAACCGCTAAATTGGACAGGTCTGCAATTCCTTGGTCAGCTTTCTAACCAAGGGAAGCTTCTATTTCGCCGTCCGTCCCTCTGCTTCCTACAAAGCGCACAGACAGGCCACTTCGCCCTGCTCTCCTCCCGGACCCCTCTGCCCAGAAGATGCTGCTTGCCTTACCACCAGGCAAACTGCAAGTTTTGGCAGGGTGAAGTTGAAAACACAGGTGGGAGCTCAGGTTCATTGCTTGCTGTTATTTTTCAGCCTCTATTTTGGTTCTGGCCTTTTTGCTTCTTCCAAAGCAAGAACATCCCCCGGTACAGGCGATCCTGTTTGGTGTCTGTCTCGCAGGACAAGGCGTTACCCATCCTGCTGACCTGAGCGGGGGTTCAGGAAGGGCTTTTCCTTCCTAAGGGTTGAGATGGAGGAGACACATAGCATTGAGTGAACACCACTCCGATCTCCCCAGCAGTTCTCCCTCCCCTGAACACCCGATTCAGCTCTCATGGGCTGCAGCAGAACTACTGCTCTCCCCAGGCTAAAACCAGCTTTGGGTTGGAGCTGAGCCACGCTTTATCCCCAGCCCAAATGTGCGCTGAGGATCTCGTGGCTGGAAGCAAGTTCTCCCACATTTTTGCCAACTGCTCCGTGAAAGTCTCGCCGGCCTGGCCTTTGCGCGCAGGCTGCATCGCTGCCCACTCAACCTGGAAGCCTCCCTTGGTGCTGCTGAGAGTCCTCTACTGCCCTAAACGCACTTCCTAACTGGAAATTCTCTCCgatcaaaagcaaaacacaaagccCAAGAGGTTTTTTTACCATCTCAGGCTAGTTTCACAGACAGTCTGACTGGTGGAGCAATCTGAATGATGGTGTTTCATTGCTAGTGGGTTTTTCTGCACCTAGCCTGGGTTTCCCATAACTGTGCACTCTTTGTTGTGTAAAGAATCGCTGGTGTGCAACATCAGGGTGGGTCTCCTCGCAGCCTCGTGCAGAGCTTTGCTTTGCTACGGAATTTGGCATCTGTTTGCAGCTACTTTCTCCAGGAACGTACATTTTGAGAGCATTAAGTTTCCATTCCATCCTACATTTTTGAGGGCAGCAGAGACAGACTAGAGATTTGATCAGACTGGGAAAGACAGAGTTGAGGAATGCTTTTAAAGGGAAGTCACGAACAAAATGTACACCTCAGGTGGAAGGAGAAACACTTCATATTGAAGGAGAGCGTGACGTTATCAAGCTACTTTGAAACTCTCCCTCCCTCTACGCGCAGAGACTGTCTCCAATAATCAACCCCGCCAAGCCCTCAGCAATGCATTTAGAATACCCCagcatggagaaaaggaaaacgCCATGCTTTACAGAGGCCTTTCTAACAATTTGGGGCTTGCTTCGGCATGCTGGCTTTTTCAGGGGACACCCCTCAGTTCGGCAAGCAAAGCCCGGGACCAAATGCACCCTCCCATACACTCAGCAGCGGAAAGCGTAAAGCGTTAAACGTATCAAGACCTTTAAGTTTTCAAAGTCTTTCTGGTATTTTTCCCTCAAGGTGGAAGCGTTCCCCTCCAGATGCTTGTTCTCCAGCTCGTCCCTCATGACGTTCATCTGGGCCTCCAGCTCCTGGATTCGTTCCCTCAGGCCATGCATCGAGTCCAGGTCACCGCCGGGGCCCTGCCCGGTGCCACCCACCTCATCGGCCACCCAGGCGTCCCCACCGCCTGGGCCCACCGTGGGGGACGCCTCCGGGTGCTGCCTCTGGTACTCGTCCAGGGTCTCCTGCAGGCGCTGCAGGTTCTGGCTGTAGTGCTCCTGCAGCGCCTGCAGCTCCTCGCCGTGGATGACCTGCAGCTCCTTGATCTTGGCCTGGAACTTGTCCTCCAGCATTTGCATCTGCTCCAGGTGATACCGCTCCATGTTCTGCTTGTCACGGACAATGGCATCCAGCTGGTTGAGGCCCTCTGTCCTCTCAGCCTTCAGAGCATCCTCTGTCCTATTTAGCTGCTCTATCACATTTCGAATCTCCTCCTCATACCGTCCCTGTAACTCACTCAAACTCTTGCTGTGTTTATGCTCTTCTTCCTCCAAGAGCCTTTGCTGACTGTCAAGCTGGGACACCTTGGCTTTGAGATCGGCGTTCTCCCTTTCAAGCATGGCGATCACCTCGCTGTACTCACCCTGCTGCTTTCTGAGCAAGTCCTCGTACTCGTCCCGAAGAAGAGAGACCGTCTTCACGCGCTCTTGGCAGAGCGCGTCCATGCTCTGTAAGGACTCCTTGTAGGACTTCATCTCTCTCTCGTACTCCAGTTGGACTTTGCAAGCGGCGTAACAAACCTGAGCCTGAACAATTGCATCGTGGACTAACAAAGAGGAATACCGTTCAAGGTCTCCCATGCATGAATGATAAGAAAGACTCTGAGATATCTTCAGGAGCTTCTGACAGTCTCTCATTGCCTCCTCAGGAGGCAGAGAGAGTAAGGCAACAGATATCTCCTTCAGAACATTTGATTTGTCCTTTAGTTGTTGGGCAAGATCTTCCTGAATGGAAACAAGAGCTTCACTACTACGGTTGGGCAGGCTGCCGGTCTCCTCCACCTTGGCTAATTCCTGACACGGCACCATTTGGAGACGGCTCCCGTCCCAGGAGATTTGGGTTCTTTCTGAAGCATCTTTCTGAATTTCAAGAGCTTCAGAAATCTGGTGCATAACTCTGTCAAAATCAGGAGTCCTGTACGCTTTGATGATCTCCTCCAACATGCATTTATGCTGCTGGAGAGCTGTTTTAGTATTATGGAGGTCTTCTTCGATTGTTTTTAATCTCCGATGAAAAGattctctcattttctgtgcaACAAACCCAAGTTCTGCCTTGATCAAAGTAGCATCTGCTACAGCACTTAGAAAACATGGAGAAAAGCCCAAACCTGTTGTTTCTCTTTTGCCCTCGGCTTCCCCTTCTCTGGTGCTCAAGTGCACTCTCAGCTCCTCCACCTGGCTCCAGAACtccccttccagcagcagcttCTTAGATAGGACGCTGGCCAAGTCCACTGCTGTATGAGAAACATTTGCTGGCTCCAACAAAACCACCTCAGCCGTTCCCTGGATCTCTCTCAGAAGCCAAGATATCTCAGAGCTTGCATTTTTCAAAGACTCCGCTATGTGGTTGATGAGAGAGGCCTCAAATGCCACTCTCTCAGAAAGCCATCTCAGCTGGCTGGCGTCAAACATTTCCGCTCGCTGCTCCTTGGAGACGTGCTCCTCTTCTCCCAAAAAACCTCCTTCTGGAGCGGGGCTTTCTGCGATAAGGCTTTCACTCTGCTGATACTCCGATGGGACTGGCGCCCCTCTCAAGGCTTGGATTGCATTTGATAAGGTTGTTTCCATGCTGGACAGAGTAACAAGGAACAAATcaccctctttttccttttctgatttgGGCAAAGATCTTAGCTGCTCTCTACATTTCTCTAAGCAAGTCAGCGCTTGatcatttttcatttggaaaccTCCCAGCTCGCTAACATGATTTTCTATGAGCTTGAACTTTTCCTGCCTCTCACTCTCCAGCTGTGAGATCAAAGCACTGACTTGGGATAAGCTGGTCTGAAGTTGTTCCCGCAGCTGAGACTCTGTGCTGGCCCACTGATGGTGGAGGGCGATGAGCGTCTCCTGATTATGGCCATGTTGGCTTTCGAGCTTCATTGTTACATCTTTGAGTTTTTCCTCTGTAATATAAAGTTTGGTTTCCAGGGAATGGATGATTGAGAGATAGGTCTCAGAGTCACTTGTCCCCGACGACGGGTAACCAAGAGCCGGCTCTGATGACATGCTTTCTTCAGACAGCGACCTGTCTTGGCTCGTGTCTGAAGAGGTACTGCTTGTCCAGTTTTTCTCTGATCCGTCTGGATGGATGTATTTTTGGCACTGGATGCTTGAGAAACGGATTCTTTGCCTCTTAGCCCCCATGATTCCTACATCAGGCTTTGCTAAGGCTTTCTGAACCAACTCTTGGTCCTGGAGCTCTACACTTTTGGATGGGGAGCCAAATTCCTCTGCTTGCCTCtggctggtctcaagaacctcatcctcctcctccttcagtgcATAAGTCAGAGCTGGGAGGACATCCTGAGTTTGCAGAGGCTGCCCTAGTTGGGATGGGTTACTTTCATCAGCCTCGAGACTGGGGCCAAGGTCTTCTGCCTCCTCAGCACATGGACCTGTGCCTACACTAGCTAATTTCTTTAAAGCCTCCTCCTTGGCCTTTAGCTTTACTTTAGTCTCCTCTAAACTGCTATCTAATGCAACCATTTTAACCAAAGCCTCACTGAGATCTTGGTCCTTCTTTTCCACAATTCTCAAGTGCATTTCCTTAACATGTCTCAactcttcttctttctctttcagcaCCTTCTGCACACCCTGGAACTGATCCGACACCTCCTCAAACGATTGCTCCAGATTGTGGTAGTTGGTCTCTTCCATTTTCAACTTCGCTTGCAGCTTTGCAACTTCATTATCCGACTCGGCAACCTGATTCATGAGCTCGTGGAACCGACATTTGATCTGATCTCTCTCTCTTTCGAGCTCCTTGATGTGCTCTGCGAGTTTCTGGATGCTGGCCTCCTTCATcaccagctgctcctccagctggtGGACAAGCTCGCTGCCTTCAAACTTTGCACTGAGTTTCTCCTTCTGCAGAATCTCCATTTGCTGCTCGCTATTTTGCAGCTGGTTCTCGTACTCGTTGGCCTTATCCTCCACCTCCTTCAGACTCCGTATTAAAACCTGCTTTTCCCTCTCGCAGCTCTCCAGCAAAGCCTCATAATTCTTCTGCAGCTTCTCCTCCATGAGGATCCGCGTTTGCTCGCTAGCGTTCAGCTGCCTGCTCAGGTCCGCGATCCTGTCTTGGAGCCGCTGCACCTCCTTCTGATGGTCCCTCTGCAAAGCCTGCTGCATCTCCAGGTCCCGCAGCTCCTGGGTCTTCTCCAGAAGCAGAGCCTCTGCGCTCTTCAGCTTCTGCTCGCTGGCCTTCAGCTGGGAGCTGAGCGTGGCCTCACCATGCTGCCACTCCTCCAGCTGCTCTTtggctttctctttttcactcC comes from Strix aluco isolate bStrAlu1 chromosome 15, bStrAlu1.hap1, whole genome shotgun sequence and encodes:
- the MPRIP gene encoding myosin phosphatase Rho-interacting protein isoform X4, whose amino-acid sequence is MAAKDNPCRKFQANIFNKSKCQNCFKPRESHLLNDEDLNQAKPIYGGWLLLAPEGTDFDNPVHRSRKWQRRFFILYEHGLLRYALDEMPTTLPQGTINMNQCTDVVDGESRTGQKFSLCILTPEKEHFIRAENKEIISGWLEMLIVYPRTNKQNQKKKRKVEPPTPQEPGPAKMAVTSSNIPSAEKVPATKSTLWQEEMRGKDQVDGGSGISPAQSPVQGQAGGSSSLKDAVLDSKEDENSMNGDRIDCGRKTRVESGYFSLEKTKQDSKLEEQQLPPPPSPPSPSTPNNSFSLNSLDSKSSCPMHKDSSSRDVGRGAEKSGRPLSFKASRQYTTLADVPKAIRISNREAFQVERKRLERRTRARSPGREEVARLFGNERRRSQVIEKFEALDIENAEHMETNVSAGAALSSETRQGRSEKRVFPRKRDFTCEGAAVGSILDVSASPLSPHRRAKSLDRRSTESSMTPDLLNFKKGWLTKQYEDGQWKKHWFVLTDQSLRYYRDSVAEEAADLDGEIDLSTCYDVTEYPVQRNYGFQIHTKEGEFTLSAMTSGIRRNWIQTIMKHVRPTTAPDVTRKNFSLKLSVLKPSSLPEEKSKTSSSFETGPKPSEKLDAEQAELDPEQKRSRARERRREGRSKTFDWAEFRPIQQALAQERANAADSSKSGSAAFSRDAGAAEADPGELERERARRREERRKRFEMIDAVDGAGSEEALRMEVDRILPVPTDIKPQNVHVEIEQRWHQVETTPLREEKQIPIAPLHLAHAEDRDEGLTKQHLTTLLEKELEQKQKEALELLEQNRHLQDQLKVALGREQSAREGYVLQTEVAASPSGAWQRLHKVNQDLQSELEAQCQRQELINQQIQSLKRSYAEAKDVIRHHEAEIQSLQARLSNAAAELSIKEQTLAKLKSDLRSEKEKAKEQLEEWQHGEATLSSQLKASEQKLKSAEALLLEKTQELRDLEMQQALQRDHQKEVQRLQDRIADLSRQLNASEQTRILMEEKLQKNYEALLESCEREKQVLIRSLKEVEDKANEYENQLQNSEQQMEILQKEKLSAKFEGSELVHQLEEQLVMKEASIQKLAEHIKELERERDQIKCRFHELMNQVAESDNEVAKLQAKLKMEETNYHNLEQSFEEVSDQFQGVQKVLKEKEEELRHVKEMHLRIVEKKDQDLSEALVKMVALDSSLEETKVKLKAKEEALKKLASVGTGPCAEEAEDLGPSLEADESNPSQLGQPLQTQDVLPALTYALKEEEDEVLETSQRQAEEFGSPSKSVELQDQELVQKALAKPDVGIMGAKRQRIRFSSIQCQKYIHPDGSEKNWTSSTSSDTSQDRSLSEESMSSEPALGYPSSGTSDSETYLSIIHSLETKLYITEEKLKDVTMKLESQHGHNQETLIALHHQWASTESQLREQLQTSLSQVSALISQLESERQEKFKLIENHVSELGGFQMKNDQALTCLEKCREQLRSLPKSEKEKEGDLFLVTLSSMETTLSNAIQALRGAPVPSEYQQSESLIAESPAPEGGFLGEEEHVSKEQRAEMFDASQLRWLSERVAFEASLINHIAESLKNASSEISWLLREIQGTAEVVLLEPANVSHTAVDLASVLSKKLLLEGEFWSQVEELRVHLSTREGEAEGKRETTGLGFSPCFLSAVADATLIKAELGFVAQKMRESFHRRLKTIEEDLHNTKTALQQHKCMLEEIIKAYRTPDFDRVMHQISEALEIQKDASERTQISWDGSRLQMVPCQELAKVEETGSLPNRSSEALVSIQEDLAQQLKDKSNVLKEISVALLSLPPEEAMRDCQKLLKISQSLSYHSCMGDLERYSSLLVHDAIVQAQVCYAACKVQLEYEREMKSYKESLQSMDALCQERVKTVSLLRDEYEDLLRKQQGEYSEVIAMLERENADLKAKVSQLDSQQRLLEEEEHKHSKSLSELQGRYEEEIRNVIEQLNRTEDALKAERTEGLNQLDAIVRDKQNMERYHLEQMQMLEDKFQAKIKELQVIHGEELQALQEHYSQNLQRLQETLDEYQRQHPEASPTVGPGGGDAWVADEVGGTGQGPGGDLDSMHGLRERIQELEAQMNVMRDELENKHLEGNASTLREKYQKDFENLKATCERGFAAMEETHQKKIEDLQRQHQRELEKLREEKDRLLAEETAATISAIEAMKNAHREELERELEKSQRSQISSVNADIEALRRQYLEELQSVQRELEVLSEQYSQKCLENAHLAQALEAERQALRQCQRENQELNAHNQELNNRLAAEITRLRTLLTGEGGGEAAGSPLTQGKDAYELEVLLRVKESEIQYLKQEISSLKDELQTALRDKKYASDKYKDIYTELSIVKAKADCDISRLKEQLKAATEAQGEKSPVNTTVSGYDIMKSKSNPDFLKKDRSSVSRQLRNIRSKSVIEQVSWDN